TCTTTACATCAATTTTCAATAATTTTTGTACGATATATGCAGATGTAGCTTCACCTTCTGGAGTCTGGTTCATTGCTAAAATAATTTCTTTAACAGGATGAACTATTCGAGAAACTAATTGATTAATAGTTAAATCTTCTGGTCCTATACCATCAAGAGGACATATTGTACCTCCTAACACGTGATACAACCCTTTATACCCTTCTGTTCGTTCAATAGCTAAAAGCTCTTGCCAAGACTCTACAACACAAATAATAGATGTATCTCGCTTGGTATCACCACAAAATAAACATGCTTGACCTCGTTCTTGCCACACAAAGCAGCGAGAACAAGGAATTAAATTAAGCTTAGCTGATTTTAAAGCAGCACAAAAAGCATCTATTTTTGCTGGATCCATTTCTAAAAAATGTGATAAAACTCGGTATAAATTT
This genomic interval from Candidatus Chromulinivorax destructor contains the following:
- the recR gene encoding recombination mediator RecR encodes the protein MIHRLPTLQGVVKQLQQVPFLASKNLYRVLSHFLEMDPAKIDAFCAALKSAKLNLIPCSRCFVWQERGQACLFCGDTKRDTSIICVVESWQELLAIERTEGYKGLYHVLGGTICPLDGIGPEDLTINQLVSRIVHPVKEIILAMNQTPEGEATSAYIVQKLLKIDVKISCLAKGVPVGSSLEFIDRLTMFKALADRRPF